One Chlamydiota bacterium DNA window includes the following coding sequences:
- a CDS encoding trimeric intracellular cation channel family protein has product MLYALDVFGTFVFAVSGAFRALKHELDLLGMMVLATATGIGGGIIRDLLLGAARPAAFRNETYLLACLAGGLAVFFAARKIAPRWDCVMAADAVGLSVFAAIGAEEAASSGFGALGIVMMAAITATGGGLIRDVLVREIPVVLKTDFYATAALAGGACLVASRAAGFSVRFQILSAALTAFVLRVAAMRYGISLPRVRRLAHSPSRLTMIRKGAHDAGKAERDEKGRLDPLSGRPPRFGSERTRG; this is encoded by the coding sequence ATGCTGTACGCGCTCGATGTCTTCGGGACGTTCGTTTTCGCCGTGTCAGGGGCGTTCCGCGCCCTCAAGCACGAGCTCGATCTCCTCGGGATGATGGTGTTGGCGACCGCCACGGGGATCGGGGGCGGGATCATCCGGGACCTCCTCCTCGGCGCCGCCCGTCCGGCGGCGTTCCGGAACGAGACGTATCTCCTGGCGTGCCTGGCGGGGGGGCTGGCGGTCTTCTTCGCGGCGAGAAAAATCGCCCCGCGGTGGGACTGCGTGATGGCGGCCGACGCGGTGGGCCTGAGCGTCTTCGCGGCGATCGGGGCCGAAGAGGCGGCGTCGTCGGGCTTCGGCGCCCTCGGCATCGTCATGATGGCCGCCATCACCGCGACGGGGGGCGGCCTGATCAGGGACGTCCTGGTCAGGGAGATCCCCGTCGTGCTCAAGACCGACTTCTATGCCACCGCGGCGCTCGCGGGCGGGGCCTGCCTCGTCGCCTCCCGCGCGGCGGGTTTTTCCGTGCGGTTCCAGATTCTCTCTGCGGCCCTGACGGCGTTCGTGCTCCGCGTCGCGGCGATGCGCTACGGAATCTCCCTCCCCAGGGTCAGGAGACTGGCGCATTCGCCTTCGCGTCTCACCATGATCCGCAAGGGGGCGCACGACGCCGGAAAGGCGGAGCGGGACGAAAAGGGGCGCCTGGATCCCCTTTCCGGGCGTCCGCCCCGC